In Mycolicibacterium mucogenicum DSM 44124, the following are encoded in one genomic region:
- a CDS encoding SDR family oxidoreductase, whose protein sequence is MDVLVTGGDTDLGRVIAAGFRDAGHNVTIAGARRDELEVAAKELEVESIVLDNTDGAALEQMRDKLPQHLDTIVNVPAPVWSAGDPRTYTLAERAAVWRNTLDSSLLSAVLTVQILGDQMRSGGAIVTVVPECPKDGTADAAIKAAVSNWTAGQAEHFGIRGITINVVAAGRGSEAGYDGVETSGATVGSELTKLALFLTTPAARHITGETLHVSAGALATFA, encoded by the coding sequence ATGGACGTTCTGGTCACCGGAGGCGATACCGATCTCGGCCGCGTCATCGCCGCAGGATTCCGCGACGCCGGACACAACGTGACGATCGCCGGCGCCCGCCGCGACGAGCTCGAAGTAGCCGCCAAGGAACTCGAAGTCGAGTCGATCGTGCTGGACAACACCGACGGCGCCGCGCTGGAGCAGATGCGCGACAAGCTGCCGCAGCACCTCGACACCATCGTGAACGTCCCGGCACCCGTGTGGTCCGCCGGCGACCCGCGCACCTACACCCTGGCCGAGCGCGCCGCCGTGTGGCGCAACACGCTCGATTCGTCGCTGCTGTCGGCCGTGCTGACCGTCCAGATCCTCGGCGACCAGATGCGTTCGGGCGGTGCCATCGTCACCGTCGTCCCGGAATGCCCCAAGGACGGCACTGCCGACGCGGCGATCAAGGCGGCCGTGTCGAACTGGACCGCCGGCCAGGCCGAGCACTTCGGCATCCGCGGCATCACGATCAACGTGGTCGCCGCGGGCCGCGGCTCCGAAGCGGGCTACGACGGCGTCGAGACCAGCGGCGCAACCGTCGGATCCGAGCTGACCAAGCTCGCGCTCTTCCTCACCACGCCCGCGGCGCGCCACATCACCGGCGAGACGCTGCACGTGAG